The sequence below is a genomic window from Methanosarcinales archaeon.
ACCAGTTTGTTCCTGGTGAAGTTTGTCCTAGTTGACTTGATTATTAATCCCTTTTCTTCCAGTAAGTTCATTTCCTTTTGTGAAGCGCTTGCAAATAGATCCACCGGAGCACCCTGTTCTATTTGTTTTTCAAGAACCCCTGAAGCGGCAAAATTAAAATTTATCTTTACTTCAGGATGATATTTCTGAAATTGCGCCCCTGCATCCTTCATGACGTCCTGGAGACTTGCTGCTGCTGAAACCGTGATTTCCACAGGTTTATTATCCGCTGATTTTTCACATAGGCAGCCTGATGCTGCTGCTACAACTGCTGCAATCAAAAAAATAGTTAGTAAGTACTTTATTTTCATGATTTTCACCCTGATCCAACTAGTTGAATCTGTTATGTTTATTCAAACATAACACAATTTAATATAAACTTTTCGAAATAAAAGGAAATACAAGTTTGGGGCATATCCAAAAATTATTTATTATACATGAGCATATTTTATCATATGAGAGACATTTCACCAATTCTTTTGGCATCTCATAAGGTGTTGAGTCGCCGTTTTTTTCATCTCCAGGCTGACAAGGCCGGTGAGCCTGAAAAGGTTGAAATACAGTTTCTGCTTAATGTGGGATTTCACATCTTCCCCTCCTGCCTGTGTAAATAAATGTCTGCTGCAAAGTTCACTGCAAAGGTCATGAGAAAGAGCACCAGACCTACAGCATACAGCGCCTGGTAATGCAGGTCTCCCACGACCACTTCCTTGATCTCTATAGCGATGGTGGCTGTCATGGGACGGACCGGGTCAAAAAAACCGGTCGGAAAAGCCCTGGCATTCCCTGCCACCATAAGCACTACCATGGTCTCACCCACCACGCGACCCAGTCCCAGCATAATTGCAGCTATGATACCTGACATGGCTGAGGGTACCACCACGTTTCGGATGGTCTGCCAATTGTTGGCACCCAGGGCCAGGCTGGCCTCAGTATATCCTTTTGGTACCGAGGTTATGGCATCCTCTGATATGCTGATTATGGTGGGAAGGGCCATTATGGCTATCAGTATGGATGCTGTGAATGCATTCAGTCCGCTGCTCAGTCCGAACACATCTGCAACTGCCGGGGCAAGTACTAACAGGCCCAAAAGTCCCAATACCACGCTTGGGAGGGGTCGAGTAGAGCCCATAGCGCACCTCTTGTTGGGGTAATAGCCCCGAGGTTACTA
It includes:
- a CDS encoding ABC transporter permease subunit, with translation MGSTRPLPSVVLGLLGLLVLAPAVADVFGLSSGLNAFTASILIAIMALPTIISISEDAITSVPKGYTEASLALGANNWQTIRNVVVPSAMSGIIAAIMLGLGRVVGETMVVLMVAGNARAFPTGFFDPVRPMTATIAIEIKEVVVGDLHYQALYAVGLVLFLMTFAVNFAADIYLHRQEGKM